A single genomic interval of Hafnia alvei harbors:
- a CDS encoding FxLYD domain-containing protein codes for MKNKIISFLFMAAHFSCFAQSDVNLAFHMGLGANGHYEIGGTMENNSSETLPYSAVTYITIDKNCVPSGAKVANLGSIKANGSLEFRIPVKGILSSYRILSVSAWNDVGVPVDVDDKTAEVIKSRDSEFMKICKIKRK; via the coding sequence GTGAAAAATAAAATTATTTCGTTCCTGTTTATGGCAGCTCATTTCTCGTGCTTTGCCCAATCCGATGTTAATCTAGCCTTTCATATGGGACTCGGTGCCAATGGGCATTATGAAATTGGCGGAACTATGGAAAATAACAGCTCAGAAACGTTGCCATATAGCGCGGTGACTTATATCACAATTGATAAAAATTGTGTGCCAAGCGGTGCGAAAGTAGCAAATCTTGGATCAATAAAAGCCAATGGCTCGTTGGAATTTAGGATCCCCGTTAAGGGCATATTATCCTCATACCGCATTTTAAGTGTATCGGCTTGGAATGATGTGGGGGTTCCCGTCGATGTTGATGATAAAACGGCTGAGGTAATTAAAAGCCGAGATAGTGAATTTATGAAGATCTGCAAGATAAAACGAAAATAA
- a CDS encoding IS3 family transposase (programmed frameshift), whose product MTGRNRRNFSPEFRLEAAQLVLDQHYSVAAAATAMNVGKSTMDKWVRQLKEERAGKSPKASPMTPEQLRIRELEKRLQRVEMENDIFKKGYRALDVRLPEQFSLVEKLRTRFPVAFICNVFGIHRSSYRYWLSRPQKPDAKHIVILSLVREVHHASNGSAGARSIADMVSAKGVPLSRWRASKIMKELNIISCQQPEHRYKKATKEHVDIPNHLDRQFAVTEPNQTWCGDVTYIWTGKRWAYLAVVLDLFSRKPIGWAMSFSPDSVLTGKALTMAWETRGKPADVMYHSDQGSHYTSREFRRLLWRYRIKQSMSRRGNCWDNSPMERFFRSLKSEWVPNCGYANFSEANRSITNYIIGYYSQLRPHQYNGGLTPNESERLFWKNSKTVASFC is encoded by the exons ATGACCGGACGTAACAGACGCAATTTTAGCCCCGAGTTTCGCCTCGAAGCTGCCCAGCTTGTACTCGATCAGCACTACAGCGTTGCCGCCGCTGCAACAGCAATGAATGTCGGTAAATCCACGATGGATAAATGGGTTCGCCAGCTTAAAGAAGAACGCGCAGGGAAATCCCCAAAGGCCTCTCCGATGACGCCTGAGCAACTTCGCATTCGTGAATTAGAAAAACGACTACAACGTGTTGAAATGGAAAACGATATAT TTAAAAAAGGCTACCGCGCTCTTGATGTCAGACTCCCTGAACAATTCTCGTTAGTTGAGAAACTCAGGACGCGGTTTCCTGTTGCCTTTATTTGCAATGTGTTCGGGATCCATCGCAGTAGCTATCGGTACTGGCTAAGCCGACCGCAGAAACCTGATGCAAAACACATCGTTATACTTAGCCTAGTTCGTGAAGTTCATCATGCCAGTAATGGCTCTGCGGGGGCCCGGAGCATTGCCGATATGGTCAGCGCAAAAGGTGTTCCGTTGAGTCGCTGGCGGGCCAGTAAGATAATGAAAGAGCTGAATATTATTAGTTGCCAGCAACCGGAGCATCGCTACAAAAAAGCCACAAAAGAGCATGTGGATATCCCTAATCATCTGGATCGCCAGTTTGCAGTAACGGAACCTAATCAGACCTGGTGCGGCGACGTGACCTACATCTGGACGGGCAAACGCTGGGCTTATCTGGCGGTTGTTCTGGATTTATTTTCTCGCAAGCCAATAGGCTGGGCGATGTCGTTTTCTCCGGACTCAGTTCTGACAGGAAAAGCATTAACGATGGCCTGGGAAACCAGGGGAAAACCGGCTGACGTTATGTATCATTCTGACCAGGGAAGTCACTATACCAGCAGGGAATTCAGACGGTTATTGTGGCGTTATCGTATAAAGCAAAGCATGAGTCGACGAGGGAACTGCTGGGACAACAGCCCAATGGAACGATTTTTCCGCAGCCTGAAATCAGAATGGGTCCCGAACTGTGGATACGCTAATTTTAGCGAAGCAAATAGATCAATAACGAATTACATCATTGGTTATTACAGCCAGCTCAGACCCCACCAATATAACGGTGGCTTAACACCCAATGAATCAGAGCGATTGTTCTGGAAAAACTCTAAAACTGTGGCCAGTTTTTGTTGA
- a CDS encoding glycosyl hydrolase 108 family protein, which produces MGITLDTWRAFAPQDLGIEATSATLKSMTKSQAETIYYNHYWNPKGFCKLESTKIALMIYDWTITSGLAIKQIRKCLHNEYDSKLSVSNKMDDNMIHCINNIDVQELLLNRIAEIRNEYYRSLTVTNGKPNAQVKFLKGWLNRVDDCLQVVL; this is translated from the coding sequence ATGGGTATAACTCTTGATACTTGGCGGGCTTTTGCACCACAAGATTTAGGAATAGAGGCTACTTCAGCGACTCTAAAATCCATGACAAAGTCACAAGCTGAAACGATTTATTATAACCACTACTGGAATCCTAAAGGTTTCTGCAAATTAGAAAGTACAAAAATAGCACTAATGATATATGATTGGACGATAACATCCGGATTGGCAATCAAACAAATAAGGAAGTGCTTGCATAATGAATACGATTCAAAATTAAGTGTCAGTAACAAAATGGATGATAATATGATCCATTGTATTAATAACATTGACGTTCAAGAACTGTTATTAAATAGAATTGCAGAAATAAGGAATGAATACTATCGCTCCTTAACCGTAACGAATGGAAAGCCAAATGCTCAGGTTAAGTTTCTTAAAGGGTGGCTAAATCGAGTTGATGATTGTTTACAGGTGGTGCTATGA
- a CDS encoding N-acetylmuramidase domain-containing protein, translating into MSESEKNQLSAFVNFIKSDSVLLKSIRDKDWLSFARRYNRPKQQGYDSRMRDNYEKNK; encoded by the coding sequence ATTTCCGAATCAGAAAAGAACCAACTCAGTGCATTTGTCAATTTTATTAAATCTGACTCTGTTTTACTTAAGTCGATTAGAGATAAAGACTGGCTAAGTTTTGCGAGAAGATACAATAGACCAAAACAACAAGGTTATGATTCCAGAATGAGAGATAATTATGAAAAAAATAAATAG
- a CDS encoding type IV toxin-antitoxin system AbiEi family antitoxin domain-containing protein — MAGGIRLNLHFLDNVVRNKTLLPLVAGVYIRKEAMFWKGIVTSLQRMSNAPVHIGGFTALELEGLRHYLSTRLYLYSTATFPRWQVRIDAPVQFEWRGTPRLWSETQMQDNQYLRQYICQASLPPLHYSCPEKTILELLAAVPNTISFEHADQLMQGLHNPSPRKQNALLKACNSIKAKRLFLWMAGRHRYAWLKHLTPDQYELGTSKRPFAKDGTLEPIRQITVPKEM, encoded by the coding sequence ATGGCTGGAGGCATAAGACTCAATCTGCATTTTCTGGACAATGTGGTACGTAACAAAACGCTGCTCCCTCTCGTAGCTGGTGTTTACATTAGGAAAGAAGCAATGTTCTGGAAAGGAATCGTTACCTCATTGCAACGTATGTCCAATGCTCCCGTCCATATTGGTGGTTTTACCGCGTTAGAGCTCGAAGGACTTCGTCATTACCTATCTACAAGACTTTACCTTTATTCCACAGCCACGTTCCCTCGATGGCAGGTTAGAATCGATGCTCCTGTACAATTTGAGTGGCGTGGCACTCCTCGCTTGTGGTCTGAGACGCAAATGCAAGACAACCAGTATCTCAGGCAATATATCTGCCAGGCATCACTCCCTCCATTGCATTATTCCTGTCCAGAGAAAACCATCTTGGAGCTCTTGGCGGCAGTACCCAATACTATCAGCTTTGAACATGCCGACCAGCTTATGCAAGGACTACACAACCCATCACCTCGCAAGCAGAATGCCTTGCTGAAAGCCTGTAACAGTATTAAAGCCAAGCGACTCTTTCTCTGGATGGCAGGAAGACATCGATACGCTTGGCTCAAGCACCTGACACCAGATCAGTATGAACTGGGTACTAGTAAACGACCGTTCGCTAAAGATGGCACACTAGAGCCAATCAGGCAAATAACAGTACCTAAGGAGATGTAA
- a CDS encoding pesticin C-terminus-like muramidase yields MNKLTSDAPEWREYCEDYLDKMVWIQDTSKLKLGSSLWHMHPVEFLGALSNDDEMALKWLKVPKGQLTFDAEGNDNDNSIYFSRHPHVPNNKGVVIGASGVTFGRGLDLGQQSENYISGLFQNIEKNASPLSITMKKWLLESVGLQGSSALRYCQDIDKHVPKGEQYLTRKQQHFLFLSVYEHQYNVTKRVIAKGTNIDGVQYTVNIDSISQNVQDVLVDLIFREDNSSRTRRYFMKDLSDGANSFKKIYRMNTGSQILECQLNVLMLVKDIYNE; encoded by the coding sequence TTGAACAAACTAACGAGTGATGCCCCCGAGTGGAGAGAATACTGTGAAGACTATCTTGATAAGATGGTGTGGATACAGGATACCAGTAAATTAAAACTGGGTTCGTCTTTGTGGCATATGCATCCGGTAGAATTTTTAGGTGCGCTTTCCAATGATGATGAAATGGCTCTTAAATGGTTAAAGGTACCCAAAGGGCAGCTTACGTTTGATGCTGAAGGTAATGACAATGATAATAGCATTTATTTCTCACGTCATCCTCACGTCCCTAACAACAAAGGGGTTGTAATTGGTGCATCCGGGGTTACATTTGGCCGCGGATTGGATCTTGGGCAGCAATCAGAAAATTATATTAGTGGATTGTTTCAAAATATAGAGAAAAACGCTTCTCCACTATCTATAACGATGAAAAAATGGCTACTAGAAAGTGTTGGATTACAAGGGAGTTCAGCACTACGCTATTGTCAAGATATAGATAAACACGTTCCAAAAGGGGAACAATACTTAACAAGGAAACAACAACATTTTTTGTTTTTGTCTGTGTACGAACATCAATACAATGTTACAAAACGAGTTATTGCTAAAGGTACAAACATTGATGGCGTACAGTATACTGTAAATATAGATTCAATATCACAGAATGTACAGGATGTGTTAGTAGATCTTATTTTTAGAGAGGATAACTCCTCTCGAACAAGAAGATATTTCATGAAGGATTTAAGTGATGGAGCTAACAGTTTCAAAAAAATATATCGAATGAATACTGGAAGTCAAATTTTGGAGTGCCAACTCAACGTTTTAATGCTCGTAAAGGATATCTATAATGAATAA
- a CDS encoding inverse autotransporter beta domain-containing protein, protein MNKSKPPSASEIKIGKRYIRAIAHLNIGMQVVFPLALSFTPVMVARAETEDKKFLTTSAPVTTIPYVLQPGDTIAQIAEKYQLTVAQLKKLNQYRTFAHGFESVRAGDEIDVPVQSKSIATDAGSDDSAALAQRAQQAGHFLQNNPNSDSAKDLARGQALGAANSKANQEVASWLNGKGKARVKLDADRDFSLKNSELDVLYPLWENNAHQVFTQGSVHHTDSRNQSNLGLGYRYFEGTYLLGANTFFDHDWSRSHSRLGLGAEYQRDFLKVAANAYMRLTNWKNSPDFDNYEERPANGWDIRTEGYLPAYPGIGGKLVYEQYYGDRVGLFGKDNQQKDPVAVTAGVNYSPFPLMKFNVDHRMGKSNQNDTRFGIDLNYVFGAPLGQQLDSSLLAASRSLAANRYDFVERNNNIVLEYRKKESISLRLASQISGYSGESKSLGVSVNSTNGVERIEWTAPELLSQGGQIVQVSEQQFNVIIPEYQYGNDTNNSYVVSGVAYDKSGNASPKAESLVIVSSAAVSILNSTLTPMELQLPNDGTSTARLTLVLRDANNHLVSGIADDIKTTLSPVGRGQPDATVSAFSEDMTRMGTYSATVTAGENMGEYKITPEIHNAKLASATLYVGRAPVISGLTMSGKLALGEQLSGHYQFDSNSGNAQDASLYQWGNKGQTTGLNGAETIVTSGSVPGYTLVASDVGQVKELSVQARNGVETLGNTLTVTTAPGDNGNNTEGGGEGGVIVDETVAPTISNVAISGKLAVGEALSGSYTFAANTGNSTDTSEYQWGAKGSTANAVENGNGKAISQSGVVPSYTIDSSDAGQVLEVSVRAKNAADVYGNSATVTTAQTGGGNNTEGGGEGGVIVDETVAPTISNVAISGKLAVGEALSGSYTFAANTGNSTDTSEYQWGAKGSTANAVENGNGKAISQSGVVPSYTLQSSDAGQVLEVSVRAKNAADVYGNSATVTTAQTGGGNNTEGGDGNGNITDEQAAPSISNVAISGKLAVGEALSGSYTFDAKTGNPTDTSEYQWGAKGSTASVVENGNGSAISQSGVVPSYTIDSSDVGQVLEVSVRAKNAADVYGNSATVDTAQTGGGNNTEGGDGNGNITDEQAAPSISNVAISGKLAVGEALSGSYTFDAKTGNPTDTSEYQWGAKGSTASVVESGEGKAISQSGVVPSYTIDSSDVGQVLEVSVRAKNAADVYGNSATVDTAQTGGGNNTEGGDGNGSITDEQAAPSISNVAISGKLAVGEALSGSYDFDAKTGNPTDTSEYQWGAKGSTASVVESGEGKVISQSGVVPSYTIDSSDVGQVLEVSVRAKNAADVYGNSATVDTAQTGGGNNTEGGDGNGNITDEQAAPSISNVAISGKLAVGEALSGSYDFDAKTGNPTDTSEYQWGAKGSTASVVENGNGSAISQSGVVPSYTIDSSDVGQVLEVSVRAKNAADVYGNSATVDTAQTGGGNNTEGGDGNGNITDEQAAPSISNVAISGKLAVGEALSGSYTFDAKTGNPADTSEYQWGAKGSTVSVVENGEGKAISQSGVVPSYTIDSSDAGQVLEVSVRAKNAADVYGNSATVDTAQTGGGNNTEGGGEGGAIVDETAAPSISSVAISGKLAVGEALSGSYTFDAQTGNPADTSEYQWGAKGSTASVVESGEGKAISQSGVVPSYTIDSSDAGQVLEMSVRAKNGADVYGNSATVDTAQTGGGNNTEGGSEEGAIVDETAAPSISNVAISGKLAVGEALSGSYTFDAKTGNPADTSEYQWGVEGTTANAVENGQGKAISQSGVVPSYTLQSSDAGQVLEVSVRAKNAADVYGNSATVNTAQTGGGNNTEGGGEGGAIVDETAAPSISDVAISGKLAVGEALSGSYTFDAKTGNPTDTSEYQWGAKGSTASVVESGEGKAISQSGVVPSYTIDSSDAGQVLEMSVRAKNGAGIAGNAKTINTAQAGDGNNTNGGKDGTVVERYKFTVNPSSRTIGETLQYQYSLTATAYGEQVNVPNSAITWSSSKNNVATIDSSGLVSAKTEGSTVITAVGTYNSEPFNVSSDLTVAPLEYSSLYGTSGTNNATVVVTPPDYSIEMQCGEIVDGMGSIGGTGGAREIIDSTDNVTKITTTTGKWDNKYIVGKIVFTYKNGSTKTCGRAENVIENIENVYQIPDNYRLQGYKAHGDAYVNGVQYIIVLK, encoded by the coding sequence ATGAATAAAAGCAAACCCCCATCTGCCAGTGAAATAAAAATAGGTAAAAGATATATCCGCGCCATTGCACACCTGAATATCGGTATGCAGGTCGTATTCCCCTTGGCCCTGTCATTTACTCCGGTAATGGTCGCAAGAGCTGAAACAGAAGACAAAAAATTCCTCACGACCAGCGCCCCAGTGACAACTATTCCCTACGTGTTACAACCGGGGGATACGATTGCTCAGATAGCAGAAAAATATCAGCTCACCGTGGCACAGCTTAAAAAGCTGAATCAATATCGAACCTTTGCCCACGGCTTTGAATCAGTGCGCGCTGGGGATGAGATCGACGTTCCCGTCCAATCCAAAAGCATCGCCACTGATGCTGGCAGTGATGACAGCGCAGCACTAGCTCAGCGTGCCCAGCAGGCCGGTCACTTTTTACAAAACAATCCCAACAGCGACAGCGCGAAAGATTTGGCGCGCGGCCAAGCGTTGGGTGCAGCGAACAGCAAAGCGAATCAAGAAGTGGCCAGTTGGCTGAACGGTAAGGGAAAAGCGCGGGTAAAATTGGATGCCGACCGTGATTTCTCACTAAAAAACTCTGAGCTGGATGTGCTGTATCCGCTGTGGGAAAACAACGCCCATCAGGTGTTTACTCAAGGTTCGGTGCATCATACCGACAGCCGCAACCAGTCCAATCTGGGGTTGGGCTACCGCTATTTTGAAGGCACCTATTTGCTGGGCGCCAACACCTTCTTCGACCACGACTGGTCACGCAGTCACTCGCGTTTAGGCCTTGGTGCCGAATATCAGCGCGATTTCCTCAAAGTGGCCGCCAACGCCTACATGCGTTTGACCAACTGGAAAAACTCACCGGACTTCGATAACTACGAAGAACGCCCAGCCAACGGGTGGGATATTCGTACCGAAGGCTATTTACCTGCCTATCCGGGGATCGGCGGCAAGCTGGTGTATGAGCAGTATTACGGCGACCGCGTCGGGCTGTTTGGTAAAGATAATCAGCAAAAAGATCCGGTAGCGGTGACGGCTGGCGTTAACTATTCGCCTTTCCCGCTGATGAAGTTCAACGTCGACCACCGCATGGGTAAAAGCAATCAAAACGACACCCGCTTTGGCATCGATCTGAACTATGTGTTTGGCGCACCGTTAGGTCAGCAGTTGGATAGCAGCCTGTTGGCGGCGAGCCGCAGCTTGGCCGCGAATCGTTACGACTTTGTCGAACGTAACAACAACATCGTGTTGGAATACCGCAAAAAAGAGAGCATCAGCCTCCGGTTAGCTTCGCAAATCAGCGGCTACAGCGGTGAAAGTAAATCGCTGGGCGTGTCGGTCAACAGCACCAACGGCGTTGAGCGTATTGAGTGGACCGCGCCAGAACTGCTGAGTCAGGGTGGGCAGATTGTTCAGGTTTCTGAACAGCAGTTCAACGTGATCATTCCTGAATATCAATACGGCAACGATACCAACAACAGCTATGTGGTGAGCGGCGTTGCCTACGATAAATCCGGCAATGCATCGCCTAAGGCAGAAAGCTTGGTGATCGTGTCATCAGCGGCGGTGAGCATTCTTAATAGTACGCTTACCCCGATGGAGCTACAGCTACCGAACGATGGTACCTCTACGGCTAGATTGACGCTGGTATTGCGTGATGCGAACAATCACCTCGTCAGTGGTATCGCCGATGACATCAAAACCACGCTAAGTCCCGTGGGTCGCGGTCAGCCAGATGCCACGGTGAGTGCTTTCAGCGAAGACATGACCCGTATGGGCACCTATAGCGCCACCGTGACGGCGGGCGAAAATATGGGTGAATATAAAATTACGCCTGAAATCCATAATGCCAAACTTGCGTCAGCGACGCTGTATGTCGGCAGAGCTCCGGTGATCAGCGGTTTAACCATGAGCGGCAAGCTGGCGTTAGGCGAGCAGCTATCGGGTCATTATCAGTTCGATAGCAACAGCGGCAATGCACAAGATGCCTCTCTTTACCAATGGGGCAATAAAGGGCAAACCACAGGGCTGAATGGCGCTGAGACCATCGTTACTTCAGGTAGCGTGCCGGGCTATACGCTGGTCGCCAGCGATGTTGGGCAGGTAAAAGAGCTGTCGGTTCAGGCGCGTAACGGGGTGGAAACCTTAGGGAATACGCTGACGGTCACCACGGCTCCGGGCGATAACGGCAACAACACCGAAGGTGGTGGTGAAGGCGGCGTGATTGTGGATGAAACTGTAGCGCCAACCATCAGCAACGTGGCTATCAGCGGTAAGCTGGCGGTCGGCGAAGCACTGAGCGGCAGCTACACCTTTGCGGCCAACACGGGTAACTCAACCGATACTTCCGAGTATCAATGGGGCGCCAAGGGCTCAACCGCCAACGCAGTAGAAAACGGCAACGGCAAAGCGATTAGCCAAAGCGGCGTAGTGCCAAGCTACACCATCGACAGCAGCGATGCGGGTCAGGTGTTGGAAGTTTCTGTGCGGGCTAAAAACGCTGCCGATGTGTATGGCAACAGCGCGACGGTGACCACCGCGCAAACTGGCGGCGGCAACAACACCGAGGGCGGTGGTGAAGGCGGCGTGATTGTTGATGAAACTGTAGCGCCAACCATCAGCAACGTGGCTATCAGCGGTAAGCTGGCGGTCGGTGAAGCACTGAGCGGCAGCTACACCTTTGCGGCCAACACGGGTAACTCAACCGATACTTCCGAGTATCAATGGGGCGCCAAAGGCTCAACCGCCAACGCAGTAGAAAACGGCAACGGCAAAGCGATTAGCCAAAGCGGCGTAGTGCCAAGCTACACCTTACAAAGCAGCGATGCGGGTCAGGTGTTGGAAGTTTCTGTGCGGGCTAAAAACGCTGCCGATGTGTATGGCAACAGCGCGACGGTGACCACCGCACAAACAGGCGGCGGCAACAACACCGAGGGCGGCGACGGTAACGGTAATATCACCGATGAGCAGGCTGCACCAAGCATCAGCAACGTGGCTATCAGCGGCAAGCTGGCGGTGGGTGAAGCGCTGAGCGGCAGCTACACCTTTGATGCCAAGACCGGTAACCCAACGGATACTTCCGAGTATCAGTGGGGCGCCAAAGGCTCAACCGCAAGCGTAGTGGAAAACGGCAACGGCAGCGCAATCAGCCAAAGCGGCGTAGTGCCAAGCTACACCATCGACAGCAGCGATGTGGGTCAGGTGTTGGAAGTTTCTGTGCGGGCTAAAAACGCTGCCGATGTGTACGGTAACAGCGCCACGGTAGACACCGCGCAGACTGGCGGCGGCAATAACACCGAAGGCGGCGACGGTAACGGTAATATCACCGATGAGCAGGCTGCACCAAGCATCAGCAACGTGGCTATCAGCGGCAAGCTGGCGGTGGGCGAAGCGCTGAGCGGCAGCTACACCTTTGATGCCAAGACCGGTAACCCAACGGATACTTCCGAGTATCAATGGGGCGCGAAAGGCTCAACGGCGAGCGTAGTGGAAAGCGGTGAAGGCAAAGCAATCAGCCAAAGCGGCGTAGTGCCAAGCTACACCATCGACAGCAGCGATGTAGGTCAGGTGCTGGAAGTATCTGTGCGGGCTAAAAACGCTGCCGATGTGTATGGCAACAGCGCCACGGTAGACACCGCGCAAACAGGTGGCGGCAATAACACCGAAGGCGGCGACGGTAACGGCAGTATCACCGATGAGCAGGCTGCACCAAGCATCAGCAACGTGGCTATCAGCGGAAAGCTGGCGGTGGGCGAAGCGCTGAGCGGCAGCTATGACTTTGATGCCAAGACCGGTAACCCAACGGATACTTCCGAGTATCAGTGGGGCGCCAAAGGCTCAACCGCAAGCGTAGTGGAAAGCGGTGAAGGCAAAGTAATCAGCCAAAGCGGCGTAGTGCCAAGCTACACCATCGACAGCAGCGATGTGGGTCAGGTGTTGGAAGTTTCCGTCCGAGCTAAAAACGCTGCCGATGTGTATGGCAACAGCGCCACGGTAGACACCGCGCAGACGGGCGGCGGCAATAACACCGAAGGCGGCGACGGTAACGGTAATATCACCGATGAGCAGGCTGCACCAAGCATCAGCAACGTGGCTATCAGCGGAAAGCTGGCGGTGGGCGAAGCGCTGAGCGGCAGCTATGACTTTGATGCCAAGACCGGTAACCCAACGGATACTTCCGAGTATCAGTGGGGCGCCAAAGGCTCAACCGCAAGCGTAGTGGAAAACGGCAACGGCAGCGCAATCAGCCAAAGCGGCGTAGTGCCAAGCTACACCATCGACAGCAGCGATGTGGGTCAGGTGTTGGAAGTTTCTGTGCGAGCTAAAAACGCTGCCGATGTGTACGGTAACAGCGCCACGGTAGACACCGCGCAGACTGGCGGCGGCAATAACACCGAAGGCGGCGACGGTAACGGTAATATCACCGATGAGCAGGCTGCACCAAGCATCAGCAACGTGGCTATCAGCGGCAAGCTGGCGGTGGGTGAAGCGCTGAGCGGCAGCTACACCTTTGATGCCAAGACCGGTAACCCAGCCGATACGTCCGAGTATCAATGGGGCGCCAAAGGCTCAACCGTAAGCGTAGTGGAAAACGGTGAGGGCAAAGCGATTAGCCAAAGCGGCGTAGTGCCAAGCTACACCATCGACAGCAGCGATGCGGGTCAGGTGCTGGAAGTCTCAGTACGGGCTAAAAACGCTGCCGATGTGTACGGTAACAGCGCCACGGTAGACACCGCGCAAACGGGTGGCGGCAACAACACCGAGGGCGGTGGCGAAGGTGGTGCGATCGTTGATGAAACGGCAGCGCCAAGCATCAGCAGCGTGGCTATCAGCGGCAAGCTGGCGGTTGGCGAAGCACTGAGCGGCAGCTACACCTTTGATGCTCAGACCGGCAACCCAGCCGATACTTCCGAGTATCAATGGGGCGCCAAAGGCTCAACCGCAAGCGTAGTGGAAAGCGGTGAAGGCAAAGCAATCAGCCAAAGCGGCGTGGTGCCAAGCTACACCATCGACAGCAGCGATGCGGGTCAGGTGTTGGAGATGTCCGTACGGGCTAAAAACGGGGCTGATGTGTACGGTAACAGCGCTACGGTAGACACCGCGCAAACAGGTGGCGGCAACAACACCGAGGGCGGTAGCGAAGAAGGTGCGATCGTTGATGAAACGGCAGCGCCAAGCATCAGCAATGTGGCTATCAGCGGTAAATTGGCGGTGGGTGAAGCACTGAGCGGCAGCTACACCTTTGATGCTAAGACCGGCAATCCTGCAGACACGTCTGAGTACCAATGGGGCGTGGAAGGCACGACCGCTAACGCAGTCGAAAACGGTCAGGGTAAAGCGATTAGCCAAAGCGGCGTGGTACCGAGCTACACCTTACAAAGTAGCGATGCGGGTCAGGTGCTGGAAGTCTCAGTGCGAGCTAAAAACGCTGCCGATGTGTATGGCAACAGCGCCACGGTGAACACCGCACAAACAGGCGGCGGCAATAACACCGAGGGCGGTGGTGAAGGTGGTGCGATCGTTGATGAAACCGCAGCGCCAAGCATCAGTGACGTGGCGATTAGCGGTAAGTTGGCGGTCGGCGAAGCGCTGAGCGGCAGCTACACCTTTGATGCCAAGACCGGTAACCCAACGGATACTTCCGAGTATCAGTGGGGCGCCAAAGGCTCAACGGCAAGCGTAGTGGAAAGCGGTGAAGGCAAAGCAATCAGCCAAAGCGGCGTAGTGCCAAGCTACACCATCGACAGCAGCGATGCGGGTCAGGTGTTAGAAATGTCGGTGCGGGCTAAAAATGGTGCAGGCATAGCTGGTAATGCTAAAACTATTAATACGGCTCAAGCTGGCGATGGTAATAACACCAATGGTGGTAAAGATGGTACGGTGGTAGAACGATATAAATTTACTGTAAATCCTAGTAGCAGAACTATTGGTGAAACACTGCAATATCAGTATTCGTTAACTGCTACTGCATATGGGGAACAAGTGAATGTACCTAACAGTGCTATTACATGGTCCTCTAGTAAAAATAATGTTGCGACAATTGATTCATCAGGGCTAGTTAGCGCTAAAACTGAGGGAAGTACAGTAATTACAGCTGTTGGCACATATAATTCCGAGCCTTTCAATGTCTCGTCAGATCTAACTGTGGCTCCACTAGAATATTCATCCCTATATGGGACTAGTGGTACAAACAATGCTACTGTTGTGGTGACTCCTCCAGACTACAGTATTGAAATGCAATGTGGTGAAATAGTCGATGGCATGGGCTCTATTGGAGGAACAGGTGGAGCACGAGAAATTATCGATAGTACAGATAATGTAACAAAAATTACGACAACTACAGGTAAGTGGGATAATAAATATATTGTTGGAAAGATTGTATTTACTTATAAAAATGGCTCAACCAAAACTTGCGGTCGTGCAGAGAACGTTATTGAAAATATCGAAAATGTTTACCAGATACCAGATAACTACAGACTACAAGGATACAAGGCACATGGTGATGCGTATGTTAATGGGGTTCAATATATTATTGTGTTGAAATAA
- a CDS encoding lysozyme inhibitor LprI family protein: MNKLNIFVLSLLLVPFLTFAISLDEQNNYIKILDGYKKSDNELNELYKKQMIEYKQEWEGVYGQKESKDVYLKRAQQAWIKMRDASCDYETYESKTGTGFSSIYEKCLLDKTNERIQYLKDNN; encoded by the coding sequence ATGAATAAATTAAATATTTTCGTATTGAGCTTGTTATTAGTTCCATTTTTGACTTTTGCAATATCTTTGGATGAACAAAATAATTATATAAAAATCCTGGATGGATATAAAAAGTCTGATAATGAACTGAATGAACTATATAAAAAGCAAATGATAGAATATAAGCAAGAGTGGGAGGGGGTTTATGGGCAAAAAGAATCAAAAGATGTATACCTTAAGAGGGCGCAACAAGCATGGATCAAAATGAGAGATGCTAGCTGTGATTATGAAACTTACGAATCAAAAACAGGGACTGGATTTTCTAGTATTTACGAAAAATGCCTGTTAGATAAAACCAATGAGCGCATACAGTATTTAAAGGATAATAATTAG